In the genome of Nonomuraea sp. NBC_00507, the window TCCACACCGACGACGCCGCCAAGACGGCCGGCCTCCGGCTCCCCGACCCGATTCCCGAGCACATCCGGCCGACCGCGGACCTGTGCGCCCGCCTGCTTCCCTGGACGATGCTCTTCTCCGGCATGAACGGCGCCGGACGCACGCTCCACCTGACGCTGACCGGCCCGGGCGGCGGTGAGTGGGTGCTGCCGCTGGGGGTGGAGGAGAGCGCGCCCGGTGAACCGGACGCGCACATCAGCGCGGACGTGATCAAGTTCTGTTTCCTGCTGGGCGGCAGGGGGGATCCGGCGGACTTCCCAGCGGAGGTGGCCGGCGACCTGGCCCTGGCCAGGGACGTCCTGTCCACGGCCCCCGCCCTGTCCGGCCCCTGACCCCGGCCCCTGACCCCGGCCCTGCCCGGCCTCGTCCGGCCCGTGGCTCAGGCCCCTGTCTGGCCCCTGCCCGTGACGCCGGCCTGCGCCCTGCCCGGTCCCCGACCGATCCCCTGGCAATGGCGGCATCGGCCTGCAAGGACGCCGGCTCCATGCTGAGCGGGGCATGCGTGAGGGGGAGCCCGTGTTGAGCGGGGCATGCGTGAGGGCGCCGGCTCCGTGTTGACCGCGGAATCCGTGGGGCGGGTCCGTGCTGAGGGCGGCGTCCGTGGCGGCGGGGCGGGGCGCGTGCTGAGGGCGAAGCATGCGCCGGCGGCCCACTCCGCCGCCCTGCGGTGCCGCCTCCGGCCCGCCGAGGCGTCTGGCCGTGCGGGGCAGTGCGCGGCGAAAAGCGCGGCGACACGCCGCGCGCCGCGCAAACGAAAAGGAAATCGTTGTTTGGCAACTCCCTCGGGTAGCGCCAGGGATTTGACGCGTTGTTAAGGTTCGAAGAGGTTACCTTCGATTTCGTGGATGGGTAATTCTGTTTCCGTCCGGCGCCCACGGCATTCGGGCACCGGATTCGCGGCCGATCTATCCATGAATGGAAGTCGAATGCACGAGAACACCGAAAGTCGGCAACCGCGCACGCGAAGCCTTGGGCGTGTCGCGACACTGGCCCTGGCCGCCGCGGCCGCCGGGGTCATGTTCCTTCCCGTCGGTCAGGGGGTGGCCGGCGCGAGCACCACCGCCACGACCGAGGTCTCGGTCAGCTCGCACGAGACGCCGCCGCAGTATTGCGCGTGGAACTACCGGTGCCGTTACGGCTGGTGGCGCTACCAGAACCCCGTCTGGCGCTACCACCCCGGCTGGCACCACGGTAGCCGGGACTACTACGGCCGCTACTACGGACACCACCACGGATTCTGGCACCACGGAGACCACGACTAGGACGGCCTGGGACGACTCGGGACCGCCCGGCCCTCCGGGGCCGGGCGGGCACCACACAACGACACGCGAACGCCATGAGCCGGACGATTCGTGCGTCCAGCTGGACGAACCGCATGGGCATGACGGCGGACGAGGTCGTGCGGAGAATCGCCTCCACGAATCCGCCGAAATGACAAATGCCGCGGCCAGAAGAATGGTCGCGGCATTTGTCGTAATTTGGAGCATCTGCCGCCGTCCTCTGTCCTCGCCGGCGCACCGCCGACCGGGCGCCGCGACCGTCCCCCGGCGGCAGCCAGAAAAGTCGTTTAAGCTCTAAGGCCCTGTGCATGACGAGAGGGGGTCATCGTGACGGGCGATGAGACGGGGCTGGCAGGGCTGCTGTACGAGTTCGGGCTGCTCAAGCGCTACAAGCGGACCGGGTGGCATGTCGCCGGCGTGCGCGACCCGGAGAGCGTCGCCGAGCACTCCTTCCGCGCGGCGATCATCGCGGGGATGATCGCCAAGCTCGAAGGCGGTGATCCGGAGCGGGCCGCGTTCATGGCCCTGTTCCACGACACGCAGGAGACGCGCATCACCGACATCCCGTACATCGGCAAGCGCTACCTCACCGTGGCGCCCAACGAGGAGGTCACCGCCGACCAGGTGCGGGGCGTGCCGGAGCCGGTGGCGGACATGATGCGCGACGCCGTCGCGGAGTACGAGGAGAAGGCCAGCGTCGAGGCCGTCTGCGCGCGGGACGCCGACAAGCTGGAGTGCCTGCTCCAGGCCGTCGAATACCGCGAGCAGGGGCACCAGAACGTCCAGGGCTGGATCGACAGCTCCCTGGCCGCCCTCACGACCCCGACGGGCAAGCGCCTGGCAGAGGAGGCCCTGCGCACGGGCACCCTGGAATGGGTGACCCGCGTGCTCAACGGCGACTGAGGGACCCTCTACTGCTGCGTGACGAGGTCTCTGGCGTAATCGTCGTCGCTCTCGGCCAGCACCCGCTCGGCGCCCCGGGCGGCCCTGTCGTCCCCGCGGATGGCGAGCCCGCGCGTGGCCTCGGCCACCGTGCGCAGGTCCGAGTCGGCGAGCCGGGCCGCCAGGGCCTCGCGGATGCGCGGCGTGTCGGCCTCCAGCCCGGCGAGCCCGGCGGTGGCCCAGTCGCGCACCTCGGCCTCGTCCTCCTCGGTCATCTCGATCAGCAGCGCCAGGCCCTCCTCGTGGTCCGGCGGCAGCACGTCGGCCAGCGCGATGGCGTCCGTCATCGTGCGCTTGTGCCCCGGGCGGCCGATGATGTCGAGGACGGCCGGCAACGCCCGCGGGTCGCCCTGGTGGCCGAGCGCGGCCAGCACCGAGCGCAGCACCTGCGGGTTGCCCTCCGTGGTGACCATCTTCTGCAGCAGCGGCAGCGTGCGCTCCAGGAACGGCTTCTCGCCTTCGGCGAAGCCGAACTGGGCGATCGCGTCCACGCCGAACTCCCGCTCCCTGGCGTCCTCGCTCACGCACAACCTGGCCAGCGCCTCGTACGTCTCCTCGTCGGCGCGCCTGTCCAGCGTGTCGGCCACGATCCACCAGGTCTCGGCGTCCTCGTCGATGTCGCGATGGGCCAGCGCCCGCGCCACGAGCCGCTCCACCGGCGGGTAGACCCCGGTCGCGTCCTCCAGCAGCGTCGCGATGGCGGCGTGGCCGCGCTGCGCCTGGACCTGCTCGGTCTGCTCGCCGTCGGGCGCCTGCCCGGCCACCGTGACCAGTTCGGTGCCGTCCTTGGCGTACTGGCGGGCCACGACGTAGTCCCAGCCCTCCTGCTCGATCTGGTCGAGCAGCGCGCTCTCCAGGTGCACGCCCACCCAGTCGACGGCGATGTCGAGCGGCGTGTCGCCGTCGCCGTCGTACTTCGCGGGGTCGGCGCCCGCCTCCAGGAGCACCTGCACGACACCCAGCGCGCCGCGCCTGGCGGCCAGCGAGAGCGGGGTGTCGCCGTCGTCGTTGGCCGTGTCCACGCCGGCCCCTGCCTCGATCAGCACCCTGGCGGTGGCGGCATGGCCGTTGGAGGCGGCCCAGAGCAGTGCCGTCCAGCCGCCGGTCTCCCGGCCGTTGACGTCGGCACCGGCCGCCAGCAGCGTGCTGGCCACCTCGTGCCGGTCCCAGGCGGCGGCCGCGCACAGCGGCAGCCCCTCCTCCTCACCCTCGCTGGGCTTGTTGGGATCGGCGCCGCCGGCCAGCAGCTTGCCCACGGTCTCGTTCTCGCCGTTCAACGCCGCGCGGTAGAGCTGTTCCTCATGCATGACACGGACCCTAACCTGGTCCGGCCGCGCCCCGGACCAAGCTAGGGCCATGTCATCGAGTGGTACGCGCCCGAGGCCCGCCAGGGTTCACCCCTCATCCCGAATATTCACAGTTTGGCTGCTTTCTCCTCCACAAGGAGGAGCTGCATTCCGGCCAAGACGCGATATGTTGCGAGTATGACTGATCCCGGTGGGGTCCGCGCGTCGGATGCCGAGCGCGAGGCCGTCGTCGAGCAGCTCCGTGTCGCCTCGGTGGAAGGCAGGCTGACGCTGGCCGAGCTGACCGACCGCACGGAGGCCGCTTATACGGCCACCACGCACGCCGAGCTGGCGATGCTCACCCAGGACCTGCCTGCCGCCGGCGCCGTGTCCGCCGGAGCCCAGCCGCCCGCCGGAGCTCGACCCCTTCGCGAGGGCAGGAAGCGGCGCTGGTTCGTCGGCGTCATGGGCGACTCCAAGCGGCGCGGGAAGTGGCGGATCGACCAGGAGCTCGGCGCCGTGGCCGTCATGGGGGACGTGGTGCTCGACCTGCGCGAGGCCGAGGTCCGCACGAACACGGTCGACATCACGGCCGTCTCCGTGATGGGCGACGTGAAGATCATCGTGCCCGACGGGGTCAACGTGGACCTCGACGGGATGGCCGTCATGGGCGACAAGAAGGTGGACGTGCTGGAGGCCGCGCCCGGCATGAACGTGCCGGTGGTGCGGGTGCACGCGTACGCGATCATGGGCGACGTGAAGGTGCTCGGCGACTCGCGGGCGCAGCCGCTGAAGCGGACCTTCTCGGCCTGGCGCGAGCACTGGCGGCAGCTGCACGGGGAGGACTGGCGCAAGCTCGGCAGGCAGCTGCGGGCCGAAAGCCGCGAGCTGCACAGGCAGCTGCGCGACGTGAACAGGGACATCGGGCGCGGCTACTGATCCGCCGGCTCGCCGAGCCGAGCCGACCCGGGGGCTGCTGACGCGCCCCGCCCGTCGCGGCGGATCGTCGCGAACCGCTGCTCAGATCGCGAGTGACACCGGCTGGCGTTGTGCCTGCTCGTAACGTTCCAGCAGGACGTCGACCAGCTCCGGCGCCGGGCCGAGCACGTCGGCCACGACGGCCGCGCCCGCCTCCAGCGCGCTGAGGCGCACCTTGTCGGCGAAGTAGCCAGGAGCCAGCAGGTAAGGCGCCACGGCCACGCGCGGCGCGCCCGCGCGCACCAGCTCGGCCACCGCCTGCGCGGGGGAGGGCTCCGCGGCCGAGGCGTAGGCGGCCTTGACCGTCCACCAGCCGGCCCGCCGCCACTCCCGCGCCATCTGTGAGATCACCGCGTTCGCTCTGGCGTCGCTGGAACCCGCCGACACCAGCACCACCGCCGTGTCCGGGTCCCCGGGCCGCACGCCCGCCTCGGCCAGCCGCCGCTCCAGCGCGGCGCGCAGCAGCGGGTGCGGCCCCAGCGTGGCGCCGTAGTGCACGCGCAGGCGCGGCCGGCGCGCGCGTACCTCGTTCAGCGCCGACGGCAGGTCCACCCGGCTGTGGTAGGCCTCGGTGAGCAGCAGCGGCAGAACCACGGCCTCTTCCAGGCCGCCGAGCGCCTGGGGGAGCGTGGGAGCACAGTGATCCAGATACGCGACGCGGACGTCCAGCGGCACCTGCTCGAGCAGCGCGGCCACGGTGGCGGCGGCGCGCGGATCGCGAGATCCGTGCGCCACCGCCACCAGTGGCACGCCACCGGGGGCCGTCCCGCCTGCCAACGGGACGAGTCCCCTCCTGGGGATCACAGGTGAATGCCGCATTCGACCTTCCCCAGGCCCGCCCAGCGCCCGCTGCGCGGATCCTCTCCCTCCGCGACCTGCCGCGTGCACGGCGCGCAGCCGATCGAAGGGTAGTTGTCATAGTGCAACGGGTTGATCAGCACCCCGTTGTCAGCGATGTAGTTGTCGACGTCCTCCTGGGTCCAGGCGGCGATCGGGTTGACCTTGACCATCTGCCGCTTGGCGTCCCACTCGACGACCTTGGTGTCCGTCCGGCTGGACGACTCGTCGCGGCGGATGCCGGAGATCCACGCCAGGTACGGCTCCAGCGCCCGGTTCAGCGGCTCCACCTTGCGCAGGTAGCAGCACAGGTCCGGGTTGCGGCCGAACAGGCGCGGGCCGAGGTCGCGGTCCTGCTCCGCGACCGTCCGCGACGGCTTCACGTCGATCACGTTGACGTCATAGACCTGCCGCACCGCGTCCCGCGTGCCGATCGTCTCGGCGAAGTGGTAGCCGGTGTCGATGAACAACACGTCCACGCCGGGCTTGACCCTGCTCACCAGGTCGATGAGGAGGGCGTCGCTCATCGAGGACGTCAGGCACAGCCGGTCACCGAACGTCGCCGCCGCCCAGCGGATGATCTCACGGGCGGGGGCGCCCTCCAGGAACGTCGCGGCGGACTCCACGATGTCCTGCAGGTCGAGCGTGCCGCGCTGCTGTCTCAAACCGACCTCGATGTCCACCAGCGTCATATCTTCACTCCGATTCCGAGAAACTTCAGCTTGAAGGCACGAGCGCAGGCCCTGCAGTACCAGCCGCCGTCGCTCTCGTAGGGCTCGAGGTCCTCGTCGCCGCAGTAAGGGCAGTGGAAGGGGACCGCTCGCGTGCTCATTTCAGGTCCGCCTCGTCCGCGCGCTGCACCCAGTCGGCGAACGACTCGCCTTCCTTGCGCTGCGCGTCGTAGTGCTTCACCACGCGCTCCACGTAGTCGGGCAGCGCCTTGGCGGTGGTCTTCAGCCCGCGCACCTTCCGGCCGAAGCCGGCGTTGACGCCCAGCGAGCCGCCCAGGTGGATCTGGAAGCCCTCCACCTGGTCGCCGTTCTCGTCCACCACCAGCTGGCCCTTGAGGCCGATGTCGGCGACCTGGATGCGGGCGCAGGAGTTGGGGCAGCCGTTGACGTTGATCGTCAGCGGCTCCTGGAAGTCGGGCAGGCGCCGCTCCAGCTCGTCGATCAGCTGGGCCGCGGTGGCCTTGGTCTCGACGATGGCCAGCTTGCAGTATTCGATGCCGGTGCACGC includes:
- a CDS encoding phosphoadenylyl-sulfate reductase, whose protein sequence is MTLVDIEVGLRQQRGTLDLQDIVESAATFLEGAPAREIIRWAAATFGDRLCLTSSMSDALLIDLVSRVKPGVDVLFIDTGYHFAETIGTRDAVRQVYDVNVIDVKPSRTVAEQDRDLGPRLFGRNPDLCCYLRKVEPLNRALEPYLAWISGIRRDESSSRTDTKVVEWDAKRQMVKVNPIAAWTQEDVDNYIADNGVLINPLHYDNYPSIGCAPCTRQVAEGEDPRSGRWAGLGKVECGIHL
- a CDS encoding DUF1707 SHOCT-like domain-containing protein, with amino-acid sequence MTDPGGVRASDAEREAVVEQLRVASVEGRLTLAELTDRTEAAYTATTHAELAMLTQDLPAAGAVSAGAQPPAGARPLREGRKRRWFVGVMGDSKRRGKWRIDQELGAVAVMGDVVLDLREAEVRTNTVDITAVSVMGDVKIIVPDGVNVDLDGMAVMGDKKVDVLEAAPGMNVPVVRVHAYAIMGDVKVLGDSRAQPLKRTFSAWREHWRQLHGEDWRKLGRQLRAESRELHRQLRDVNRDIGRGY
- a CDS encoding ankyrin repeat domain-containing protein, with protein sequence MHEEQLYRAALNGENETVGKLLAGGADPNKPSEGEEEGLPLCAAAAWDRHEVASTLLAAGADVNGRETGGWTALLWAASNGHAATARVLIEAGAGVDTANDDGDTPLSLAARRGALGVVQVLLEAGADPAKYDGDGDTPLDIAVDWVGVHLESALLDQIEQEGWDYVVARQYAKDGTELVTVAGQAPDGEQTEQVQAQRGHAAIATLLEDATGVYPPVERLVARALAHRDIDEDAETWWIVADTLDRRADEETYEALARLCVSEDAREREFGVDAIAQFGFAEGEKPFLERTLPLLQKMVTTEGNPQVLRSVLAALGHQGDPRALPAVLDIIGRPGHKRTMTDAIALADVLPPDHEEGLALLIEMTEEDEAEVRDWATAGLAGLEADTPRIREALAARLADSDLRTVAEATRGLAIRGDDRAARGAERVLAESDDDYARDLVTQQ
- a CDS encoding HD domain-containing protein, translated to MTGDETGLAGLLYEFGLLKRYKRTGWHVAGVRDPESVAEHSFRAAIIAGMIAKLEGGDPERAAFMALFHDTQETRITDIPYIGKRYLTVAPNEEVTADQVRGVPEPVADMMRDAVAEYEEKASVEAVCARDADKLECLLQAVEYREQGHQNVQGWIDSSLAALTTPTGKRLAEEALRTGTLEWVTRVLNGD
- a CDS encoding sirohydrochlorin chelatase, coding for MRHSPVIPRRGLVPLAGGTAPGGVPLVAVAHGSRDPRAAATVAALLEQVPLDVRVAYLDHCAPTLPQALGGLEEAVVLPLLLTEAYHSRVDLPSALNEVRARRPRLRVHYGATLGPHPLLRAALERRLAEAGVRPGDPDTAVVLVSAGSSDARANAVISQMAREWRRAGWWTVKAAYASAAEPSPAQAVAELVRAGAPRVAVAPYLLAPGYFADKVRLSALEAGAAVVADVLGPAPELVDVLLERYEQAQRQPVSLAI